The following coding sequences are from one Terriglobales bacterium window:
- a CDS encoding tetratricopeptide repeat protein: MSHPGPVADPAGNKITLDVSETFFSFFAGLNSCGYDQELSSSDPLRNQVRAAVIRSVAASEDAQFQRKQLCDYIRDHQAADPSRNIAQYVSLALYTTEPPEFKPTIKEADLPPDAQNVLGYLSVLQVFYQAAHLHELWTQYEPQYQAYVDRYHNQVANMILETDAYLRLPISGYVSRSFALYIEPLVAPGEINARNYSVNYLMVMAPDQGVLKMQPVRHTYLHYTLDPLALKRYNRMQGLKPLLQTVANAPLDEKFKTDIALLVTESLIRAVEIRTTPVPRIDNEDRKAREKRVEAIYSREVDEAMQQGFVLTRYFYEQFADFEKGEVGFQDAFGPMLTNLNLTLGREQKRAREITFAKQGSPDLVRATLRAPGDSLDAAEESLIAGDAKGAEEIATGAISGGSGDQARAAFILARASSLQGRMKDAIDNFQKTLQLSHDPRMLAWSHIYLGRIFDIQENRESALRHYNAALNVGDTAPDTKIAAERGLQKPYEASRNK, from the coding sequence ATGTCTCACCCTGGACCGGTGGCCGATCCTGCGGGCAACAAGATCACTCTTGACGTAAGTGAGACTTTTTTCTCATTTTTTGCCGGGTTGAACTCCTGTGGTTATGACCAGGAGCTTTCCTCTTCTGATCCGCTCCGCAATCAAGTTCGGGCTGCGGTGATTCGCTCCGTGGCCGCCTCTGAGGATGCGCAGTTCCAGCGCAAGCAGCTTTGCGATTACATTCGGGATCATCAGGCCGCCGATCCTTCGCGGAATATCGCGCAGTATGTCTCGCTGGCTCTTTATACGACCGAGCCACCGGAGTTCAAGCCCACAATCAAAGAGGCCGATCTGCCTCCGGATGCGCAAAACGTGCTCGGGTACCTGTCGGTGCTTCAGGTCTTCTATCAGGCAGCGCATCTGCATGAGCTTTGGACACAGTACGAGCCGCAGTATCAGGCTTACGTTGATCGCTATCACAACCAGGTAGCAAACATGATTCTGGAGACCGACGCCTATCTGCGCTTGCCGATCAGCGGATACGTTAGCCGCAGCTTCGCGCTTTACATCGAGCCGCTGGTGGCGCCGGGAGAAATCAACGCGCGCAACTACAGCGTGAATTATTTGATGGTGATGGCGCCCGATCAGGGTGTTTTGAAGATGCAGCCGGTGCGGCACACGTACCTGCACTACACGCTCGATCCACTGGCCTTAAAGCGCTACAACCGTATGCAGGGCTTGAAGCCTCTGCTGCAGACGGTCGCAAATGCTCCGCTCGACGAGAAGTTTAAGACCGACATCGCACTCTTGGTCACTGAATCGCTGATTCGCGCGGTTGAAATCCGCACGACACCGGTTCCTCGCATTGACAATGAGGATCGCAAAGCGCGGGAGAAGCGCGTGGAGGCTATTTACTCGCGCGAGGTTGATGAGGCGATGCAACAGGGCTTCGTGCTGACACGCTATTTCTACGAACAGTTCGCCGATTTCGAAAAGGGTGAAGTCGGTTTCCAGGACGCCTTTGGGCCTATGCTGACGAATCTCAACCTGACCCTGGGACGCGAACAGAAGCGCGCCAGAGAAATTACTTTCGCCAAGCAGGGCTCTCCCGATTTGGTACGGGCAACACTGCGCGCACCCGGCGACTCGCTTGATGCTGCCGAAGAGAGTTTGATAGCAGGTGATGCCAAAGGCGCCGAGGAGATCGCCACGGGCGCGATCAGCGGCGGCTCAGGCGACCAGGCGCGTGCCGCCTTTATTTTGGCTCGTGCTTCGTCGTTGCAGGGCCGCATGAAGGACGCGATCGATAATTTCCAGAAGACGCTGCAACTAAGTCACGATCCACGTATGCTGGCGTGGTCGCATATCTATCTGGGCCGCATCTTCGATATTCAGGAAAACCGTGAGTCCGCGCTTAGGCACTACAATGCCGCGTTGAATGTAGGCGACACCGCTCCCGATACTAAGATCGCCGCCGAGCGCGGTCTGCAGAAACCGTACGAAGCATCGAGGAATAAATAG
- a CDS encoding DUF2007 domain-containing protein: protein MQDDDLVVVHTFSDQFEADMALSALEAAEIDAIIQADTAGGMRPHIAWASGGFKVLVREEDALEAKEILESRVRPE, encoded by the coding sequence ATGCAGGATGACGATCTCGTCGTAGTCCACACCTTTTCCGACCAGTTTGAGGCCGACATGGCCTTGAGCGCTCTGGAAGCTGCAGAGATCGACGCCATCATTCAGGCCGACACCGCGGGAGGAATGCGTCCACACATAGCCTGGGCCAGCGGTGGATTTAAGGTGCTGGTGCGCGAGGAGGACGCGCTAGAGGCTAAAGAAATTCTCGAGTCGCGGGTGCGTCCAGAATAA
- a CDS encoding site-2 protease family protein, which produces MGTIDHTSAITPQVISNCPRCRRELAAGALVCDQCNALVHSEQLTQLSAQAKLLEESGELLQARDTWLSALPLLPPNAKQAEWIQQHARDLQNDAARVPVPKQENQWARKLGPMAPIAVILAKSKGLLALFKLNFLLSLAGFIAVYWKLWGAKFGAGFAILILLHEMGHFIDIKRRGLPADMPVFLPGLGAYVRWQALGVTVETRAAISLAGPLAGLISGAVCAVVYFETGNPLWGGLARAGAWLNIMNLIPIWMLDGGQAASALSKMERLILLTGSLALWLLLRENVFFLVALGALWRSFSKDLPAHSSPRTLTYFLVVMTGLGLVMRLMPGEGFGR; this is translated from the coding sequence ATGGGCACAATCGATCATACGTCGGCCATCACTCCTCAAGTCATCTCGAATTGTCCGCGTTGCCGCCGTGAGCTGGCCGCAGGCGCGCTGGTTTGCGATCAATGCAACGCCCTGGTGCATAGCGAGCAACTGACACAGCTTTCGGCGCAGGCGAAACTGCTGGAAGAAAGTGGCGAGCTGCTTCAAGCGCGCGACACCTGGCTGAGTGCGCTGCCTCTACTGCCGCCGAACGCGAAGCAGGCGGAGTGGATCCAGCAGCATGCGCGTGATCTTCAAAACGATGCCGCCCGCGTGCCGGTGCCAAAACAGGAGAATCAATGGGCACGCAAGCTCGGTCCGATGGCGCCCATCGCCGTCATCCTGGCCAAGAGCAAAGGATTATTGGCGCTGTTCAAGCTCAACTTCCTGCTCAGCCTCGCAGGGTTCATCGCAGTCTATTGGAAGCTGTGGGGCGCGAAATTCGGAGCCGGATTCGCGATCCTGATCCTGCTCCATGAGATGGGACACTTCATCGACATCAAGCGCCGCGGCCTGCCTGCCGATATGCCGGTCTTCTTGCCCGGCCTGGGAGCCTACGTCCGCTGGCAAGCGCTGGGCGTAACCGTGGAAACTCGCGCTGCCATCAGCCTCGCAGGCCCGCTAGCCGGATTGATTTCAGGAGCCGTCTGTGCCGTCGTCTATTTCGAAACTGGAAATCCGCTGTGGGGAGGACTAGCCCGCGCAGGCGCCTGGCTCAACATAATGAACCTGATCCCGATCTGGATGCTGGATGGAGGACAGGCAGCATCAGCACTCAGCAAGATGGAACGGTTGATCCTGCTGACCGGTTCATTGGCGCTATGGCTTCTGCTGCGAGAGAACGTGTTCTTTCTCGTAGCACTAGGAGCGCTCTGGCGTAGCTTCAGCAAAGATCTTCCTGCACACTCCAGCCCTCGCACGTTGACTTACTTTCTCGTGGTGATGACAGGCCTGGGCCTTGTCATGCGCCTGATGCCCGGCGAGGGCTTCGGCCGGTGA
- a CDS encoding NAD(P)H-binding protein produces the protein MKIAITGGTGFVGRHLAERLARDGHHVVLLARGIRADGFGLREHPSVDFVPADLSDPKALACAFSGCDAVAHCAGINRQIGQQTYQRVHIQGTANVTQAAKTAGVRKIVLISFLRARPNCGSAYHESKWEAEELVRNSGLDHTILKCGMIYGRGDHMLDHLSHTIFTLPIFAKVGLREKPIRPVPIQDLVDVICAALLDGRLSRATVAVTGAEELYLSEAVRRVGRVLGKKTLILPAPVWFLYTLAHVFELTMRVPLIALAQVRILEEGVVDAAPPCAAAPNDLQPSRRFTPEQIRTGLPEPGPFTLRDLRCV, from the coding sequence ATGAAGATCGCGATCACTGGAGGCACAGGCTTTGTTGGCCGGCATTTGGCTGAGCGTCTGGCCAGGGATGGCCATCACGTCGTGCTGCTCGCACGTGGCATAAGGGCTGATGGTTTCGGCCTTCGTGAACATCCCTCGGTCGATTTTGTCCCGGCCGATCTCTCAGATCCGAAGGCTTTGGCGTGCGCCTTTTCAGGATGCGATGCTGTCGCCCACTGTGCCGGTATCAATCGGCAGATCGGACAGCAAACCTATCAGCGAGTCCACATTCAAGGCACTGCTAACGTTACACAGGCGGCAAAGACTGCAGGCGTGCGAAAGATCGTGCTCATTAGCTTTCTGCGCGCGCGGCCAAATTGCGGATCGGCTTATCACGAATCAAAATGGGAAGCTGAGGAGCTGGTACGAAACTCAGGCCTGGATCATACGATTCTGAAGTGCGGCATGATCTACGGACGCGGTGATCACATGCTCGATCATCTCAGCCACACGATTTTCACGCTTCCCATCTTTGCCAAGGTCGGTTTGCGGGAAAAACCGATTCGTCCTGTGCCAATCCAGGACCTGGTTGACGTTATATGCGCTGCCCTGCTCGATGGACGGCTCTCGCGAGCCACAGTCGCGGTCACTGGAGCAGAGGAACTCTACCTTAGCGAAGCTGTGAGGCGGGTTGGGCGTGTGCTTGGCAAGAAAACTCTCATACTGCCCGCACCTGTTTGGTTCCTTTACACGCTTGCACACGTCTTCGAGCTGACAATGCGAGTACCGTTGATCGCGCTCGCCCAAGTGAGGATTCTCGAAGAGGGAGTAGTAGACGCCGCGCCTCCATGCGCTGCCGCTCCCAACGATCTCCAGCCCTCGCGTCGATTCACTCCAGAGCAGATTCGCACCGGACTTCCCGAACCGGGACCGTTCACGTTGCGGGACCTGCGCTGTGTGTAG
- a CDS encoding metalloregulator ArsR/SmtB family transcription factor produces the protein MKSASQAFRALADPTRRQILQELKGGELSAGQITALFPISGPSISRHLSILKNADLVSERRDGNRIFYKLNAEQIASALGDFLSAVCPTQIAYRRRRRKEA, from the coding sequence ATGAAATCAGCCAGCCAAGCGTTCCGGGCTTTGGCCGATCCTACGCGGCGGCAGATTCTGCAGGAATTGAAGGGTGGCGAGTTGTCGGCGGGGCAGATTACCGCACTGTTTCCCATCTCCGGTCCGTCGATTTCCCGGCACTTATCGATTCTCAAGAATGCTGACCTGGTTTCTGAACGGCGAGACGGCAATCGCATCTTCTACAAGCTGAATGCAGAGCAGATCGCCAGTGCTTTGGGAGATTTCCTGAGCGCGGTCTGTCCTACACAGATTGCCTATCGTCGTCGTCGGCGCAAGGAGGCTTGA
- a CDS encoding PadR family transcriptional regulator, which produces MGKPTDLVQGTLDVLILKTIALQPMHGWGIAQRIRQLSNEVLQVGQGALYPALHRLEQQGWIQAKWGESENNRRAKYYSLTRDGAKSLRQQQAQWSRLSGAIDLVLEAM; this is translated from the coding sequence ATGGGGAAGCCCACAGACTTGGTTCAGGGAACGCTCGACGTCCTTATTCTCAAGACGATTGCGCTACAGCCGATGCATGGATGGGGAATCGCGCAGCGCATCCGGCAGCTTTCGAATGAAGTGTTGCAAGTAGGCCAGGGGGCGCTGTATCCGGCATTACATCGGCTCGAGCAACAGGGATGGATCCAGGCGAAGTGGGGAGAGTCGGAGAACAATCGGCGCGCCAAGTATTACTCGCTCACGCGCGACGGTGCTAAGTCCCTGCGGCAACAGCAGGCGCAGTGGAGCCGTCTTTCGGGGGCAATTGATCTGGTGCTTGAGGCGATGTAA